A genomic region of Bactrocera dorsalis isolate Fly_Bdor chromosome 3, ASM2337382v1, whole genome shotgun sequence contains the following coding sequences:
- the LOC105229959 gene encoding paired amphipathic helix protein Sin3a isoform X6, with product MMKRTRVDEVQYGTRPGPGGVGGSGGGGSGGTIVGTSNPGNTVNIGTVVPGSHGNTSLSVGLSGSNATGSIPHHRILIPPHGGAQTIAYLPSTTPAATNMKGSGGMVESSTGSGNSSSHDNSGGPSGNAAQLPGGTVVTSGGGAAGTVNAGTVHTQAVQYSSTSYNVSSVSSSVGGNIKTTTDGPVQIHVTGGGSGSNVQNSASQPNSLRTRTISSSQNITVGSGTALNAPQPLAVVPPLPTTSGQQQGPPQAGQPQGGPPRLKVEDALNYLDQVKFQYADQPQIYNNFLDIMKEFKSHCIDTPGVIQRVSTLFKGHPELIYGFNMFLPAGYKIEIHSDELGVSVPVVSMPSASPNSLHGSMSNIPGSVGNIQTPLILKSNQSNSSNTTSTIELQQIHGTSSSNASVAVNLMTHGGASLSQTTIHALQSPASQSSPSGPGMTQQHAQVSVSPAPSSVAQIQSVTVAPVAAAHLPQNFSRDRERPPIAPAIVTSSIGGGPPTLNALGELNPQINNTVSSGNIGNTGGNAHHNLHHIQQAHQSLLMGETVGQQNQPVEFNHAISYVNKIKNRFQNKPEKYKKFLEILHTYQKEQKVIKEGSPNQGKTLTEQEVYTQVAKLFGQDEDLLREFGQFLPDATNHQGAQYMSKSHNDHKRCSSNIAVGPMANSVSGAISVGGGSGHHMSMPSASSSPLHLNSGATLSQIGGGTHATVLGNLSAVNTSVSIKSYNNTQQQPQNHVISANAVGGRGGDVDYAHHVTLHSSSGVHLKVIHDGVHHDLNVGSNMRNYEKDTHRSNHHAITGLKYSHGAGSNVTGVTSHSSKKSPSYNSGFGAISGSGNASMSSTSGIDRTSINMNYSHQVLGHLSATRRPAIDDGGSGSGGMGGGPPPPKKHKPICKDITFSEASRKCTISDAAFFDKVRKALRNPDVYDNFLRCLTLFNQEIVSKTELLNLVTPFLSKFPDLLSGFTKFLGQPVSQMSSGGSGGTGTGIFGLEEIPMQSAHRQSGSLSNSGAINDRQGNHQGGELAQDIDLTSCKRLGASYCALPQSIVPKKCSGRTTLCREVLNDKWVSFPTWASEDSTFVTSRKTQFEETIYRTEDERFELDVVIETNSATIRVLEGVQKKMSRMSPEDLSRFYLDDYLGGTSQTIHQRAIHRIYGDKAGEIIQGLKKNPSVAVPIVLKRLKVKEEEWRDAQKGFNKLWREQNEKYYLKSLDHQAINFKPNDMKALRSKNLFNEIETLYDERHDQDDENGEPITGPHLVLPYKDKTILDDAANLLIHHVKRQTGIQKQEKTKIKHILRQFVPDLFFSARQPLSDDEREDDDNEKMDVDCNTTGNRSERELHASSGGCKGSRTSSGSTSNTDTNCGAIGNSKSDGTGSHDKNSLNSSTDNSILLENHKNGESSASAVNSNNSSGQIAVADHNTGNTSASNTLSAGEKATSNKDSNSSSLAKNQVNNINAVDDVNSAGRSSAEAMTKSNSTVASSTISSTVMVLSENKTQGNSNVTGAATVENTSGHKDTAGITSSSSTITPTGLKASGMKDANDKNNSNAADTSAGTNATTATSTHASDCNSVDAIKMEIKEETPDMDVDIQLPPHAVSKHLEEAYTLFFANNNWYLFLRLHAILCERLCTMYERAQMLAIEEERHRSNRRESTATALRLKPKPEPHVDEYYPIFLEMLKNVLDGNMDSNSFEDSMREMFGIHAYISFTLDKVVSNAVRQLQNCVTERGALECVELFHHEQRRGGAGSYCREAQKNYANELAYQRKAEASLHEENCFKVYIYKIDCRVTIELLDTEVEEAEKPLNKVKSWSKYVDRLANPAANSISSQNAANLSNANMGGGTASNPSAVSNTSNSNAMGMPTMSSSLAGANGGEIKLERMDDDALVKPPNKA from the exons ATGATGAAACGTACGCGTGTGGATGAAGTCCAATACGGCACGCGCCCTGGTCCTGGAGGTGTGGGTGGTAGTGGCGGTGGAGGAAGTGGCGGGACCATAGTGGGGACCTCTAATCCCGGTAATACAGTTAATATCGGCACTGTTGTTCCCGGTAGTCATGGTAATACTAGTTTAAGTGTCGGTTTGTCTGGAAGTAATGCAACTGGTTCAATCCCACATCATCGCATTTTAATACCGCCACATGGTGGAGCGCAGACAATTGCTTATTTGCCATCAACAACACCAGCAGCGACAAACATGAAAGGTTCTGGTGGAATGGTAGAAAGTAGTACCGGTAGCGGCAATTCCTCGAGTCATGATAATAGTGGAGGACCCAGTGGCAATGCTGCGCAGTTACCTGGGGGAACAGTTGTTACTTCAGGTGGCGGAGCCGCGGGAACTGTCAATGCAGGAACTGTCCACACACAAGCTGTGCAGTATTCTTCAACTT cctACAATGTTTCATCAGTATCTTCCAGTGTTGGtggtaatataaaaacaactacAGATGGACCTGTGCAAATTCATGTAACCGGTGGTGGTTCAGGCAGTAATGTACAGAACTCTGCATCGCAGCCAAATTCTCTGCGAACACGTACAATCAGCTCTTCTCAAAATATTACTGTAGGCAGTGGAACTGCACTGAATGCACCACAACCTTTGGCAGTGGTACCACCGTTACCCACAACATCGGGCCAACAGCAAGGTCCTCCACAAGCTGGTCAGCCACAAGGTGGTCCTCCACGACTTAAAGTGGAGGATGCACTTAATTACTTGGATCAAGTAAAGTTCCAATATGCTGATCAGCCACAAATTTATAACAACTTCTTGGATATAATGAAAGAATTCAAATCCCACTGCATTGATACACCTGGTGTAATTCAACGGGTGTCAACTCTTTTTAAAGGGCACCCAGAACTGATTTACGGCTTTAATATGTTCCTGCCAGCCGGTTACAAAATCGAAATACATTCAGATGAATTAGGTGTTTCAGTACCCGTTGTATCAATGCCATCAGCGTCGCCAAACAGCTTGCACGGTAGTATGTCTAATATACCAGGAAGTGTTGGCAATATCCAAACACCACTAATACTTAAATCAAATCAGAGTAATTCAAGTAATACTACGAGTACTATAGAACTCCAACAAATACATGGTACCAGCAGCAGTAACGCAAGTGTGGCTGTCAATCTGATGACACACGGTGGCGCATCGTTGTCCCAAACAACAATACATGCACTACAGTCACCGGCTTCACAATCTTCGCCAAGTGGACCGGGAATGACTCAACAACATGCTCAAGTTTCTGTATCGCCTGCGCCATCGTCCGTTGCCCAAATTCAGAGTGTGACAGTGGCACCAGTTGCGGCGGCACATTTACCACAAAATTTTTCACGAGATCGAGAGCGTCCTCCTATAGCTCCGGCCATAGTCACTAGTAGTATAGGTGGCGGTCCACCCACACTTAATGCGCTTGGGGAATTAAATCCACAAATAAACAACACTGTCAGTAGTGGCAATATCGGTAATACTGGAGGCAATGCACACCATAATCTCCACCACATTCAACAGGCGCATCAGTCATTACTAATGGGGGAAACTGTAGGCCAACAAAATCAGCCGGTCGAGTTCAATCATGCGATATCGtatgtcaataaaattaaa AATCGTTTCCAGAATAAGccggaaaaatataaaaaattcctcGAAATTCTTCACACTTATCAGAAAGAGCAGAAAGTGATTAAAGAAGGTAGTCCCAATCAAGGAAAGACATTGACCGAACAAGAGGTCTATACACAGGTTGCAAAGTTATTCGGTCAGGATGAGGACCTCTTGCGTGAATTTGGTCAATTTCTTCCGGACGCCACGAATCATCAAGGTGCGCAATACATGTCCAAATCGCATAACGACCACAAACGTTGCAGTTCTAACATAGCTGTGGGTCCAATGGCTAACAGTGTTAGTGGCGCTATAAGCGTTGGAGGCGGTAGTGGCCATCATATGTCTATGCCCTCAGCTTCTAGCTCGCCGCTACATCTCAATAGTGGCGCAACATTGTCACAAATTGGTGGTGGTACGCATGCAACGGTATTAGGAAACTTATCTGCTGTGAATACGAGTGTAAGCATCAAATCGTACAACAACACCCAACAGCAGCCTCAAAATCATGTGATCAGTGCGAACGCGGTTGGAGGCCGCGGTGGAGACGTAGATTATGCACATCACGTAACGCTTCATTCTAGTAGCGGCGTTCATTTGAAAGTGATACATGATGGTGTTCACCACGATTTAAATGTCGGCTCAAATATGCGCAACTATGAGAAGGACACGCACCGCAGCAATCACCACGCTATTACGGGTCTGAAATACTCACACGGAGCAGGCTCTAATGTTACTGGAGTTACCAGCCACTCTTCGAAGAAGTCGCCAAGCTACAATTCCGGATTTGGTGCGATAAGCGGCAGTGGCAATGCATCAATGAGTAGTACTAGCGGAAttgatcgcacgtcgattaaTATGAATTATTCGCACCAAGTACTCGGTCACTTATCGGCAACGCGTCGTCCAGCAATTGATGATGGCGGTAGTGGCAGTGGCGGTATGGGTGGTGGACCACCGCCGCCTAAAAAGCACAAGCCAATTTGTAAGGACATCACCTTTTCGGAGGCATCGCGTAAGTGCACCATATCCGACGCGGCATTCTTCGATAAAGTGCGCAAAGCATTACGAAATCCTGATGTGTACGACAACTTTTTGCGTTGTCTAACACTATTCAACCAGGAGATTGTGTCAAAGACTGAATTGTTGAATTTGGTAACGCCATTCTTAAGTAAATTCCCAGACCTACTTAGCggatttacaaaatttttgggACAACCCGTGTCACAAATGTCTTCGGGCGGTAGCGGCGGTACTGGGACCGGCATATTTGGCTTGGAAGAAATACCAATGCAATCCGCACATCGGCAAAGCGGCAGCCTAAGTAATTCAGGTGCAATAAACGATCGTCAAGGCAATCATCAAGGCGGTGAATTGGCACAGGATATCGATTTGACCTCGTGCAAACGACTTGGTGCTTCCTATTGCGCCTTGCCACAGTCAATCGTACCGAAGAAATGTTCTGGTCGTACAACGTTATGCCGTGAAGTTCTAAATGATAAATGGGTGTCCTTTCCAACTTGGGCCAGTGAGGATTCGACATTTGTAACTTCACGTAAAACACAGTTCGAGGAAACAATTTACAG GACGGAAGACGAACGTTTCGAATTGGATGTAGTAATTGAGACTAATAGTGCAACAATTCGTGTACTCGAGGGTGTGCAGAAGAAAATGTCACGCATGTCACCGGAGGATCTGAGCCGATTTTATTTGGACGATTACTTAGGTGGCACCTCACAGACGATTCACCAAAGGGCTATACACCGGATATATGGTGATAAGGCAGGCGAAATAATACAAGGTCTGAAGAAGAATCCCTCTGTTGCGGTGCCAATAGTGCTCAAACGATTGAAAGTAAAGGAAGAGGAGTGGCGCGACGCACAAAAA GGCTTCAATAAGCTGTGGCGTGAGCAAAACGAAAAGTATTACTTGAAATCACTCGACCATCAGGCAATCAATTTTAAACCAAACGACATGAAGGCGTTGCGTTCCAAAAATCTCTTCAATGAAATTGAAACATTATATGATGAG CGCCACGACCAAGATGATGAAAATGGTGAACCTATTACTGGACCACATCTCGTGCTGCCATATAAAGATAAGACCATACTGGATGATGCAGCGAATTTGTTAATTCACCATGTAAAGCGTCAGACTGGTATACAAAAGCAGGAAAAGACtaaaattaaacatatattGCGGCAATTCGTGCCCGATTTGTTTTTCTCGGCCCGTCAACCATTAAGTGACGATGAACGTGAGGACG ATGACAACGAAAAGATGGATGTCGATTGCAATACAACAGGTAATCGAAGCGAACGTGAGTTACATGCCAGCAGCGGTGGCTGCAAAGGGAGTAGAACATCAAGTGGTAGTACATCGAACACCGATACAAATTGTGGTGCAATAGGCAATTCCAAGTCCGATGGCACTGGTTCGCATgacaaaaattctttaaattcatCGACAGATAATAGCATTTTGTTGGAAAATCACAAGAATGGTGAATCGAGTGCATCAGCTGTAAATAGTAATAACAGTAGTGGTCAAATAGCCGTTGCGGATCACAACACTGGTAATACATCTGCGTCCAATACATTGAGCGCGGGTGAAAAAGCCACCTCCAATAAAGATTCCAACTCGTCGTCGCTGGCTAAGAACCAAGTCAACAATATTAACGCTGTCGACGATGTGAATAGTGCAGGTCGTTCGTCAGCCGAAGCAATGACCAAATCCAACAGCACTGTAGCATCTTCTACAATATCCTCAACAGTAATGGTGTTGTCTGAAAATAAGACACAAGGAAATAGTAATGTGACCGGCGCTGCTACAGTCGAAAATACATCTGGACACAAGGATACAGCCGGCATCACATCATCATCTAGCACAATAACACCAACTGGGTTAAAAGCTAGTGGAATGAAAGATGcaaatgacaaaaataatagCAATGCTGCCGACACTAGTGCGGGTACCAATGCAACAACTGCCACCTCAACTCATGCCAGCGATTGTAATTCTGTTGATGCAATAAAGATGGAAATTAAGGAGGAAACACCTGATATGGATGTGGACATACAGCTGCCACCTCATGCTGTCAGTAAACATTTG GAGGAGGCGTACACACTTTTCTTTGCCAACAAcaattggtatttatttttgcgaCTACATGCCATTTTATGTGAGCGGTTGTGCACAATGTACGAACGAGCGCAAATGTTGGCTATCGAAGAAGAACGTCACCGTTCAAATCGTCGTGAAAGTACAGCGACAGCTTTAAGACTGAAACCGAAACCTGAACCACATGTGGATGAGTATTAtccaatttttttggaaatgctGAAGAATGTACTTGATGGTAATATGGATTCGAATTCATTCGAGGATTCTATGCGTGAAATGTTTGGCATACATGCCTACATCTCCTTTACACTCGACAAG GTGGTTTCGAATGCTGTTCGCCAGCTGCAAAATTGTGTCACTGAACGCGGTGCACTTGAGTGTGTTGAACTGTTTCATCATGAGCAACGACGTGGTGGTGCAGGCAGTTATTGCCGTGAAGCGCAGAAGAATTACGCCAACGAATTGGCATACCAGCGCAAAGCTGAGGCTAGTTTACACGAGGAGAACTGCTTCAAAGTATATATT TACAAAATTGACTGCCGTGTAACAATCGAACTGCTCGACACTGAAGTTGAAGAGGCGGAGAAGCCTTTAAATAAAGTGAAATCTTGGAGTAAATATGTAGATCGTTTAGCTAATCCCGCCGCGAATAGCATTAGCAGTCAAAATGCTGCAAATTTGTCCAACGCAAATATGGGTGGCGGCACTGCGAGTAATCCTAGTGCCGTTAGCAACACAAGTAACTCTAATGCGATGGGCATGCCGACCATGTCAAGCAGTCTAGCAGGTGCAAACGGCGGTGAAATTAAGCTTGAGCGCATGGATGATGACGCACTG GTCAAACCCCCCAACAAggcttaa